From Streptomyces asiaticus, one genomic window encodes:
- a CDS encoding DUF7544 domain-containing protein yields MNDSPGWAPPGSSPSDEPDHGAQQQGEPADQPAPEQRAWGEQWARRQPPPGRWAATGRRTPPPVPPAPAPGGGWGTGRRQPPAPRPGVIPLRPLGVSEILDGAVAIMRAHWRTVLGISLIVSIVTQGLITAATGLWFNNGRGNESKVLDDPDATVGQALRAVGDTLGDSGVTLLLGVLGTIVTTALLTVVAARAVLGRNVSAKEAWAGARPHLLQLCGLLLLIPTIAAAVIAAGMTPGLLLAVAGVPSEGAALASLGGLAAACVAAWLWVRFSLAAPALMLEKQGIIQALRRSFKLVRGSWGRVFGIQLLAVVLVFIVGAIVEIPTSLVAMVIGGDNAMDWLSGASVSVGWTFLIVVGVGGVISSTITFPISAGVTALLYMDQRIRREALDLELVRAAGMSGNSAEGHGEDQPTVGSTSWN; encoded by the coding sequence ATGAATGACTCTCCGGGCTGGGCCCCGCCCGGATCGTCCCCTTCCGACGAACCGGACCACGGCGCTCAGCAGCAGGGCGAGCCCGCCGACCAGCCCGCCCCGGAGCAGCGAGCATGGGGCGAACAGTGGGCCCGCCGCCAGCCGCCGCCCGGCCGCTGGGCGGCGACGGGACGCCGCACGCCACCGCCGGTGCCACCCGCGCCCGCGCCGGGTGGCGGATGGGGCACCGGCCGGCGTCAGCCGCCCGCTCCCCGCCCCGGTGTCATTCCGCTGCGGCCGCTGGGCGTCAGCGAGATCCTGGACGGCGCGGTGGCCATCATGCGCGCCCACTGGCGCACGGTCCTCGGCATCTCGCTGATCGTCTCGATCGTCACCCAGGGGCTGATCACGGCCGCCACGGGACTGTGGTTCAACAACGGCCGAGGGAACGAGAGCAAGGTCCTCGACGATCCGGACGCCACCGTCGGCCAGGCGCTGCGCGCCGTCGGAGACACGCTCGGGGACAGCGGAGTCACCCTGCTGCTCGGCGTCCTCGGGACGATCGTCACCACCGCCCTGCTCACCGTGGTCGCGGCACGCGCGGTGCTGGGCCGGAACGTGTCCGCCAAGGAGGCCTGGGCCGGCGCCCGGCCGCACCTCCTCCAGCTGTGCGGGCTGCTCCTGCTGATCCCCACCATCGCCGCGGCCGTCATCGCCGCCGGTATGACGCCGGGTCTGCTGCTGGCCGTCGCGGGCGTGCCGAGCGAGGGCGCCGCGCTGGCCTCTCTGGGCGGGCTCGCCGCGGCATGCGTCGCCGCCTGGCTCTGGGTCCGCTTCAGCCTCGCCGCTCCCGCCCTGATGCTGGAGAAGCAGGGAATCATCCAGGCCCTGCGACGCTCCTTCAAGCTGGTGCGCGGCTCGTGGGGCCGTGTCTTCGGCATCCAACTGCTGGCCGTCGTCCTGGTCTTCATCGTCGGCGCCATCGTCGAGATCCCCACCAGCCTGGTCGCCATGGTGATCGGCGGGGACAACGCCATGGACTGGCTGTCCGGCGCATCCGTCTCCGTCGGCTGGACCTTCCTGATCGTGGTCGGCGTCGGCGGAGTGATCAGCTCGACCATCACCTTCCCGATCAGCGCGGGCGTGACGGCCCTCCTCTACATGGACCAACGCATCCGGCGCGAGGCCCTCGACCTGGAGCTCGTCCGCGCTGCGGGGATGTCGGGAAACTCGGCAGAAGGTCATGGCGAGGACCAGCCGACCGTCGGCTCCACGTCCTGGAACTGA